Proteins from a single region of Crassaminicella profunda:
- a CDS encoding PSP1 domain-containing protein has product MVTVVGVRFKKAGKIYYFDPDEIEIEKEQNVIVETARGVEFGEVVVGPKEIEEDDIVAPLKKVLRVATLEDEIQNNQNMEKEKEAFEICLEKIEVHQLEMKLIDVEYTFDNNKVIFYFTADGRVDFRELVKDLAAVFKTRIELRQIGVRDEAKMIGGIGPCGKGLCCATWLGDFEPVSIKMAKEQSLSLNPTKISGICGRLMCCLKYEHETYQCLRENLPEQGEKVVTPDGEGIVIANNVLLECVKVRHILEKRKGGQEHKLSDDIAVYHKEQIKRMRCCCKKDRKETINENVEETEQ; this is encoded by the coding sequence ATGGTAACCGTTGTGGGCGTAAGATTTAAAAAAGCAGGGAAAATATATTACTTTGATCCGGATGAGATTGAGATAGAAAAAGAGCAAAATGTTATTGTAGAGACTGCAAGAGGAGTAGAATTTGGAGAGGTTGTAGTAGGACCGAAAGAAATCGAAGAAGATGATATTGTAGCTCCACTAAAAAAGGTATTAAGGGTTGCTACTTTAGAAGACGAAATTCAAAACAATCAGAACATGGAGAAAGAAAAAGAGGCTTTTGAAATTTGCTTAGAAAAAATTGAGGTTCATCAGTTAGAAATGAAGCTAATTGATGTGGAATATACCTTTGATAATAATAAAGTAATATTTTACTTTACAGCTGATGGAAGAGTAGACTTTAGAGAATTAGTAAAAGATTTAGCAGCTGTTTTTAAAACAAGAATAGAGTTACGTCAAATTGGTGTTAGAGATGAAGCCAAGATGATCGGTGGAATAGGACCTTGTGGAAAAGGTCTTTGTTGTGCTACTTGGTTAGGAGATTTTGAACCTGTTTCTATAAAAATGGCAAAGGAACAGAGTTTGTCTTTAAATCCAACCAAAATATCTGGAATCTGTGGTAGGCTCATGTGTTGTCTAAAATATGAGCATGAAACTTATCAATGCCTTAGAGAAAATCTTCCAGAACAGGGAGAGAAGGTAGTAACACCAGATGGAGAAGGGATTGTTATAGCCAATAATGTGTTATTAGAGTGCGTGAAGGTTCGTCATATATTAGAGAAAAGAAAAGGTGGACAAGAGCATAAGTTGAGTGATGATATAGCCGTTTATCATAAAGAGCAAATCAAAAGGATGCGTTGTTGCTGTAAAAAAGATAGAAAAGAGACAATAAATGAAAATGTTGAAGAAACAGAACAATAA
- a CDS encoding nucleoside recognition domain-containing protein, giving the protein MMNIIWFIMIIVGMAVAVLTQNTHVINDAVIKNTQEAVVFAIGLTGIMAVWLGLMNIAEKSGLIKKIGRIMSPFIRLLYPEIPKDHPAISSIVMNMVANMFGAGNSATALGLKTMEELQRMNHHKNTASNAMCMFLVINMSSIQLIPLSVLKIRADAGSLDATEIIGTSLVATAVSTIVGIVACKLLERKY; this is encoded by the coding sequence ATGATGAATATAATCTGGTTTATAATGATTATAGTAGGTATGGCTGTTGCAGTACTTACTCAAAATACGCATGTGATTAACGATGCAGTTATTAAAAATACCCAAGAGGCAGTAGTATTTGCAATAGGTCTTACAGGAATTATGGCAGTATGGCTAGGGCTGATGAATATAGCAGAAAAGTCAGGACTCATCAAAAAAATAGGGAGAATCATGAGTCCTTTTATAAGACTTTTGTATCCAGAAATCCCTAAAGATCACCCTGCTATTAGTAGCATTGTTATGAATATGGTAGCTAACATGTTTGGTGCAGGAAATTCAGCAACAGCCCTAGGACTAAAGACAATGGAGGAGCTTCAGCGTATGAATCATCATAAAAATACTGCAAGTAATGCCATGTGTATGTTTTTAGTTATTAATATGTCGTCCATTCAGCTCATTCCCCTATCTGTACTGAAGATTCGTGCAGATGCAGGAAGTTTAGACGCCACAGAGATTATTGGGACTTCTTTAGTTGCAACGGCCGTTTCAACTATTGTAGGGATAGTAGCTTGTAAACTATTAGAAAGGAAATATTAA
- a CDS encoding tRNA1(Val) (adenine(37)-N6)-methyltransferase, giving the protein MGEKLVKEYERVDDLQCKGLRLIQDPKGFCFGIDAVLLSNFCEIRKNWRVIDLGTGTGIIPILLAGKTNAKEIVGVEIQPSVAEMASRSVKLNQLEDRVKIIQEDLKNILEHTDPFTFDCVTSNPPYMNAGGGLLNPESMKAISRHEVKCNLEDIISVSSKLVKDRGHFYMVHRPHRLVDIIYLCRKYKLEPKKIRFIHPNKNKKPNILLIQCVKYGRPELKFMDPLYVYNEDGTYTDEIHEIYGRDK; this is encoded by the coding sequence ATGGGAGAAAAATTAGTAAAAGAATATGAAAGAGTAGATGATTTACAATGTAAAGGACTAAGACTTATACAAGACCCAAAGGGATTTTGTTTTGGAATAGATGCGGTGCTTCTTAGTAATTTTTGTGAAATAAGAAAAAATTGGCGGGTAATAGATTTAGGGACAGGAACAGGAATTATTCCTATACTTTTAGCAGGAAAAACAAATGCAAAGGAAATTGTGGGGGTAGAGATTCAACCATCTGTTGCAGAAATGGCTTCAAGAAGTGTAAAATTAAACCAATTAGAAGATCGAGTAAAAATTATTCAGGAAGATTTAAAAAATATTTTAGAGCATACAGATCCCTTTACTTTTGATTGTGTTACATCCAATCCTCCATATATGAATGCAGGGGGAGGACTTTTAAATCCTGAAAGCATGAAAGCCATATCTAGACATGAAGTGAAATGCAATTTAGAAGATATTATTTCTGTTTCTAGTAAGCTAGTAAAGGATCGAGGACATTTTTATATGGTACATAGACCTCATAGATTAGTAGATATTATTTATTTATGTAGAAAATATAAACTTGAACCCAAAAAAATAAGGTTTATTCATCCTAATAAAAATAAGAAGCCCAATATTTTATTAATACAATGTGTGAAATATGGAAGGCCTGAATTAAAGTTCATGGATCCTTTATATGTCTATAATGAAGATGGAACTTATACAGATGAAATCCATGAAATATATGGAAGAGACAAATAA
- a CDS encoding tyrosine-protein phosphatase, whose amino-acid sequence MIDIHCHILPGVDDGAKDLKESIEMARIAYKDGIRTIINTSHFYDTNDFVTGEQLKKKLINLQQKLKEENIDMEMLLGNEAYISPNLPELAERREVFTINHSRYLLLELPMQEIPMYTETVIYELRLKGFIPIIAHPERYAKVIEEPNIVCDFIGQGALIQVNSGSIRGRFGEAIQKTVYTLLRHNMVHLIGSDAHASKSRRPMLKKAFEKVSEITGQAYANQIFYEYPKAVIKDEDFEIQQPMEIQQRKKLSKNFFGRILEKCSLFTIKRVE is encoded by the coding sequence ATGATTGATATCCATTGCCATATACTACCTGGCGTAGATGATGGAGCAAAGGATTTAAAAGAATCTATAGAAATGGCACGAATAGCGTATAAAGATGGTATAAGAACCATCATTAATACTTCTCATTTTTATGATACAAATGATTTTGTTACAGGAGAACAGCTAAAGAAAAAATTAATCAATCTACAGCAAAAACTCAAGGAAGAAAACATAGACATGGAGATGCTTCTTGGTAATGAAGCGTATATATCACCGAACCTTCCTGAATTGGCAGAAAGAAGAGAAGTATTTACCATCAACCATTCAAGATATTTACTTCTAGAGCTACCTATGCAGGAGATTCCTATGTACACAGAGACAGTAATCTATGAACTAAGGCTCAAAGGTTTTATCCCTATAATTGCCCATCCAGAGAGATATGCAAAGGTCATAGAAGAGCCGAATATAGTCTGTGATTTTATTGGACAAGGGGCACTCATTCAAGTGAATAGTGGAAGCATCAGAGGAAGATTTGGGGAAGCAATACAAAAAACAGTATACACTTTACTAAGGCATAACATGGTACATTTAATCGGAAGTGATGCTCATGCATCAAAATCTAGAAGACCTATGTTAAAGAAAGCCTTCGAAAAGGTATCTGAAATCACAGGACAAGCTTATGCAAATCAAATTTTTTATGAGTATCCTAAAGCTGTAATCAAGGATGAAGATTTTGAGATCCAACAGCCCATGGAGATTCAACAACGAAAAAAATTGTCTAAAAATTTTTTTGGGAGAATACTGGAAAAATGTTCTCTTTTTACCATAAAAAGGGTAGAATAG
- a CDS encoding spore maturation protein: MIEFLKFLSIMIIPILITIILIHGMIKKINMYEAFVEGAAQGFQTSIRIMPYLIAIFLAIGIFKDSGALNLFTKILAPITKVLRIPSEILPLAIMRPISGSGSLGIVKDLVTTYGPDSFIGRLSCTMMGSAETIFYTMAVYFGAVGIKRGRHTLPAALISHIAAIFASVWVCRWIFS, encoded by the coding sequence ATGATTGAATTCTTAAAATTTTTATCTATCATGATTATTCCTATCTTAATTACTATTATTTTAATACATGGTATGATCAAAAAAATAAATATGTATGAAGCCTTTGTAGAGGGAGCAGCACAAGGCTTTCAAACATCTATTCGGATTATGCCTTACTTAATTGCTATTTTTTTAGCTATAGGAATTTTTAAAGATTCAGGAGCCCTTAATCTATTTACCAAAATCCTAGCTCCTATTACAAAGGTTTTAAGGATTCCAAGTGAAATCCTACCTTTAGCCATTATGAGACCTATATCAGGAAGTGGTTCTCTTGGTATTGTGAAGGATTTAGTAACTACCTATGGACCAGATTCTTTCATTGGAAGACTTTCTTGTACCATGATGGGTTCAGCAGAGACCATTTTTTATACTATGGCCGTATATTTTGGTGCTGTAGGAATCAAAAGAGGCAGACATACCCTTCCTGCAGCCTTAATCTCTCATATAGCGGCTATTTTTGCTTCTGTATGGGTTTGTAGATGGATTTTTTCATAG
- the holB gene encoding DNA polymerase III subunit delta' produces the protein MDFKDIVGQEKVIHFLKGSITNKRIAHAYIFEGAKGVGKAEMAMVFAKAVQCKNYDGDVCDQCASCLKVNTNNHPDIKIIEPEGKSIKNKQIEDFQQDLLRRPYESDKKIYIIKDANSMTDSAQNRLLKTLEEPPEYAVIILISTNVNSFLPTIKSRCQILKFYPIGEKTIEDILKNKYDLQTDEAKVLAAFSDGILGKALRLKESEEFRNKREETIQVMEKLLKKDPLVAFELVEFFQKNKDNIYEILDFMLFWFRDILLLSQTSTDKFLINIDKKEILQKHMHAIGYNKIGNIINTIEKTKNDIKANINFQLVIEMMLLTIQEV, from the coding sequence ATGGATTTTAAAGATATAGTGGGACAAGAGAAGGTAATTCATTTCTTAAAAGGGTCTATTACAAATAAACGAATTGCACATGCATATATATTTGAAGGAGCAAAGGGCGTAGGAAAGGCTGAAATGGCTATGGTCTTTGCTAAAGCAGTACAATGTAAAAATTATGATGGGGATGTTTGTGACCAATGTGCATCCTGCTTGAAGGTTAACACAAATAATCATCCAGACATAAAAATCATTGAACCAGAAGGGAAAAGCATTAAAAATAAACAAATTGAAGATTTTCAACAGGATTTATTGAGAAGACCTTATGAAAGTGATAAAAAAATATATATTATAAAAGATGCCAATTCTATGACAGATAGTGCACAAAATCGTCTATTAAAAACATTAGAAGAGCCACCAGAATATGCTGTAATTATATTGATCAGTACCAATGTAAATAGTTTCTTACCTACCATTAAGTCTCGTTGTCAGATATTAAAATTTTATCCAATTGGAGAAAAAACTATAGAGGATATTTTGAAAAATAAGTATGATTTACAAACAGATGAGGCGAAAGTTTTAGCTGCCTTTTCTGATGGGATTTTAGGAAAAGCATTGCGACTAAAAGAGTCTGAAGAATTTAGAAATAAAAGAGAAGAAACCATACAAGTAATGGAAAAATTATTAAAGAAAGATCCATTAGTTGCTTTTGAATTGGTTGAATTTTTTCAAAAGAATAAAGATAATATATATGAAATATTAGATTTTATGCTTTTTTGGTTCAGAGACATACTTTTATTGAGTCAAACAAGTACAGATAAGTTTTTAATCAATATAGATAAAAAAGAAATTTTACAAAAACACATGCATGCTATAGGCTATAATAAAATAGGGAATATTATTAATACAATAGAAAAAACCAAAAATGATATAAAAGCAAATATTAATTTTCAATTAGTTATTGAGATGATGCTTTTAACCATACAGGAGGTATAA
- a CDS encoding cyclic-di-AMP receptor has translation MKLIIAIIHDEDSTTLIKKLTEQGYGVTKLASTGGFLRSGNTTLLIGTEKEKVDCAIEMIKDTCKSRKEIAPAPTPVVGNTGIFMTYPIEVQVGGATIFVVDVDRFEKA, from the coding sequence ATGAAGCTAATTATTGCTATTATCCATGATGAGGATAGTACTACTCTAATAAAAAAATTGACAGAACAAGGGTATGGAGTAACAAAATTAGCATCTACAGGGGGATTTTTAAGATCAGGAAATACCACTTTACTTATAGGAACCGAAAAGGAAAAGGTTGATTGTGCCATTGAAATGATAAAAGATACATGTAAGAGTCGTAAAGAGATAGCACCAGCACCTACCCCAGTAGTAGGAAATACAGGAATATTTATGACTTATCCTATAGAAGTACAGGTAGGAGGGGCTACAATATTTGTAGTAGATGTAGACCGATTTGAAAAAGCATAA
- a CDS encoding CpsD/CapB family tyrosine-protein kinase gives MKNLIALENPKSPIAEAYRTFRTNIQFSSFDKELNTIAITSTGLGEGKSTTIANLAITMAQSGSRVLLIDCDLRRPQVHKNFSLVNHRGLSNILAHQTSHEDVIKQTNVIGLDILTSGPKPPNPSELLGSNAMKEFIKEMTQKYDRVLLDAPPVGLVTDAAVLSTVADGIILVIAAGEVAIEAAQRAKDLLQQINANIIGVLLNKVSAQKSKYYQYYYQQYYDEEDTDTKSSKRKRRKK, from the coding sequence ATGAAGAACTTAATTGCTTTAGAAAATCCAAAATCTCCTATTGCAGAAGCTTATAGGACATTCCGAACCAACATTCAATTTTCTAGCTTTGATAAAGAGCTAAATACGATTGCCATTACAAGTACAGGCTTAGGAGAAGGTAAATCGACTACTATAGCCAATCTTGCTATAACTATGGCACAGTCTGGTAGTAGGGTATTATTGATTGATTGTGATTTGAGAAGACCTCAAGTACATAAGAACTTTAGTCTTGTCAATCATAGAGGACTAAGCAATATATTAGCCCATCAAACATCCCATGAAGATGTGATCAAACAAACTAATGTGATCGGGCTTGATATCTTAACTTCAGGACCAAAACCCCCAAATCCCTCAGAACTTTTAGGGTCAAATGCTATGAAAGAATTTATCAAAGAGATGACACAAAAATATGATCGAGTACTACTGGATGCTCCACCAGTAGGGTTAGTTACAGATGCAGCTGTTCTTTCTACTGTTGCAGATGGAATCATACTAGTAATTGCAGCAGGAGAAGTGGCTATAGAAGCAGCACAAAGGGCCAAAGACCTGTTACAGCAAATTAATGCCAACATTATTGGGGTACTCCTTAATAAAGTATCTGCACAAAAGAGCAAATATTATCAATATTATTATCAGCAGTACTACGATGAAGAGGATACAGATACAAAATCTTCTAAAAGAAAGAGGCGTAAAAAATGA
- a CDS encoding YveK family protein, whose amino-acid sequence MNYMEEMEVIDLREYFDVIQKRKWIIFLITAIAVSTSAVVSFFILDPVYETYTTMMVGKTKSQETMIEYSDVLLSQKLVKTYGEIAKSRTVSKEVIKDLNLSFTPIELKEKIEINSVKDTEIIMIKVQDTDPLLARDIANDLAQVFKKHVTKIMKVDNVQVIDKAEIPKNPVKPRPQLNIAIAGALGIMISLGVVFLLEYLDNTIKTPADVEKYLGLPVMGTIPLLEESENQKVKVQKGVKEYA is encoded by the coding sequence ATGAACTACATGGAAGAAATGGAAGTAATTGATTTACGTGAATATTTTGATGTGATTCAAAAAAGAAAATGGATTATATTTTTGATTACAGCTATAGCAGTTTCTACAAGTGCTGTTGTTAGTTTTTTTATACTAGACCCAGTATATGAGACTTATACTACTATGATGGTAGGAAAAACAAAAAGCCAAGAAACAATGATTGAATACAGTGATGTGTTACTGAGTCAAAAGCTGGTAAAGACTTATGGAGAAATTGCAAAAAGTAGAACGGTTTCAAAGGAAGTGATCAAGGATCTTAATCTCTCTTTTACACCTATTGAACTTAAGGAAAAAATAGAAATAAATTCTGTGAAGGATACAGAGATTATTATGATCAAGGTACAAGATACAGATCCTTTGCTTGCACGAGATATAGCTAATGATTTGGCACAGGTATTTAAAAAACATGTGACAAAAATCATGAAGGTAGACAATGTACAAGTTATTGACAAAGCCGAAATTCCAAAGAATCCTGTTAAGCCAAGGCCACAGCTCAATATTGCTATAGCAGGGGCTTTAGGTATTATGATTAGTTTAGGAGTAGTATTTTTACTAGAGTATCTAGATAATACCATTAAGACACCAGCTGATGTAGAAAAATATTTAGGTTTACCAGTCATGGGAACTATTCCATTGCTGGAAGAAAGTGAAAATCAAAAAGTAAAAGTACAAAAAGGAGTGAAGGAATACGCATGA
- a CDS encoding dTMP kinase has product MKGKLFVIESGVDASGKATQSEKLYNRLLDEGIKIKKITFPNYDSESSALVKMYLNGDFGNKPDDVNPYTASTFYAVDRYASYVTDWKSFLETGGIIIADRYTTSNMVHQASKFHINEEKGEFLDWLWDLEFKKMGLPIPDEVIFLNMSPEVSYQLMKNRANKINGEIKKDIHERDFEYLKKTYENALWVADKYGWKKIKCIKNQELKSIDEIHEEIYKIVKEKM; this is encoded by the coding sequence GTGAAGGGAAAATTATTTGTCATTGAATCAGGAGTAGATGCAAGTGGAAAAGCTACCCAATCAGAGAAATTATACAATAGATTATTAGATGAAGGAATTAAGATAAAAAAAATTACTTTTCCTAATTATGATAGTGAGTCTTCAGCACTCGTAAAGATGTATCTTAATGGAGATTTTGGAAATAAACCAGATGATGTAAATCCATATACAGCTTCAACTTTTTATGCAGTAGATCGATATGCTTCATATGTAACAGATTGGAAAAGCTTTCTAGAGACAGGTGGAATTATTATTGCAGATAGATATACCACCTCTAATATGGTTCATCAAGCTTCAAAGTTTCATATTAATGAAGAAAAAGGAGAGTTTTTAGATTGGTTATGGGATTTAGAATTTAAAAAAATGGGACTTCCTATTCCAGATGAAGTCATATTTTTAAATATGAGTCCAGAAGTAAGTTATCAATTAATGAAAAATCGTGCGAACAAAATAAATGGAGAAATAAAGAAGGATATACATGAAAGAGATTTTGAATACTTGAAAAAAACCTATGAAAATGCTTTATGGGTAGCAGACAAGTATGGTTGGAAGAAAATTAAGTGCATTAAAAATCAAGAGTTGAAAAGTATTGATGAAATTCATGAGGAAATATACAAAATCGTAAAAGAAAAGATGTAA
- a CDS encoding TlpA disulfide reductase family protein gives MNRKWIFVVGIILLGIAFFVGTFKTKEPKENPIVESQQADGKDQTTEEKKGVFVGDQAYDFTLLDREGNEIKLSDLKGKIVYLNFFTTRSSSCSQEMPHIQEVYEQYKDKNVVFLAVNVLAAEEKDAQGVNEFLDEKGYTFPILYDVDGEISVKYKVRACPATYIIDAEGIITASVSQSMDKKTMIEKIENTLNK, from the coding sequence ATGAATAGAAAATGGATATTTGTAGTGGGGATCATTTTACTGGGAATAGCTTTTTTTGTTGGAACCTTCAAAACTAAGGAACCAAAAGAAAATCCAATTGTCGAGTCCCAGCAGGCTGATGGGAAGGATCAAACAACTGAAGAAAAAAAGGGTGTATTTGTAGGCGATCAAGCTTATGATTTTACACTTTTAGATAGAGAAGGAAATGAAATAAAATTATCTGATTTAAAGGGAAAGATAGTATACCTTAATTTCTTTACTACGAGATCTAGTTCATGTAGTCAAGAAATGCCTCATATACAAGAAGTATATGAACAATATAAAGATAAAAATGTGGTATTTTTAGCTGTAAATGTGCTGGCTGCTGAAGAAAAAGATGCTCAAGGAGTAAATGAATTTTTAGATGAGAAGGGATACACGTTTCCTATATTGTATGATGTAGATGGGGAGATATCTGTAAAATATAAGGTAAGGGCATGTCCTGCTACCTATATTATCGATGCAGAAGGAATCATAACAGCTTCCGTATCCCAAAGTATGGATAAAAAAACAATGATCGAAAAAATTGAAAATACATTAAATAAATAG
- a CDS encoding AbrB/MazE/SpoVT family DNA-binding domain-containing protein — MKSTGIVRKVDELGRVVLPIELRRTLNIKEKDALEIYVDKDQIILKKYEPACIFCGQAKDVTNFKGKNICPACIEELGK; from the coding sequence ATGAAATCCACAGGTATTGTAAGAAAAGTAGACGAGCTAGGTAGAGTTGTACTCCCAATCGAGTTGAGAAGGACATTAAACATCAAAGAAAAGGATGCGCTAGAAATTTATGTAGATAAAGATCAAATCATTCTAAAAAAATATGAACCAGCTTGTATCTTCTGTGGCCAAGCAAAGGATGTAACAAATTTTAAAGGTAAAAATATTTGTCCTGCTTGCATTGAAGAATTAGGTAAATAA
- a CDS encoding S-layer homology domain-containing protein, with the protein MRKRILLILLSMVFVFGTVISYAGTTVDVDYNKLNNLLEEASNHPKREDYLMRLKEGIRSESGIDKLKEKVNTEFKDKLEKRGMSVSEATEALETLKSLDKETRIALIEAVSDNNSNKIKNLLGEEEQPATGGGGGVSQEEQKNQKIEEKKEDIKEEQITKEQPIEKNIPIKKECHFADIENHWAKDSIIHMVSIGITSGLDEYTFAPQESLTRSQMATFMVKLLDLKVINEESLPFKDMNKENWDYTFVKAAYDAKLVSGISKELFVPNAKITREQMMTMIMNALIYKDCMPKEDERKLDQQQKLDKVSDWAKDAIQKGINLGIIDSNNKIIVDPQGEATRAETIVMIEKVYKLINNQ; encoded by the coding sequence ATGAGAAAAAGAATTTTGTTGATATTATTGAGTATGGTATTTGTTTTTGGTACAGTGATTTCTTATGCAGGAACAACAGTGGATGTAGATTACAATAAATTAAATAATCTTTTAGAAGAAGCATCAAATCATCCCAAAAGAGAGGATTATTTAATGCGTTTAAAAGAAGGCATAAGATCTGAAAGTGGTATAGATAAACTGAAAGAAAAAGTGAACACAGAATTTAAGGATAAACTTGAAAAAAGAGGGATGTCTGTAAGTGAAGCAACTGAAGCATTAGAAACACTTAAAAGTTTGGATAAAGAAACAAGAATTGCTTTAATTGAAGCCGTAAGCGATAATAATAGCAATAAAATAAAGAATTTATTAGGTGAAGAAGAACAACCTGCTACTGGTGGAGGTGGTGGAGTATCCCAAGAAGAACAAAAAAATCAGAAGATAGAAGAAAAGAAAGAAGACATAAAAGAAGAGCAAATTACAAAAGAGCAGCCTATAGAAAAGAATATACCTATTAAGAAAGAATGTCATTTTGCAGATATTGAGAATCATTGGGCAAAGGATAGTATTATCCATATGGTATCTATAGGGATTACTAGTGGATTAGATGAATATACATTTGCACCACAAGAAAGTCTTACAAGAAGTCAAATGGCTACTTTTATGGTAAAACTATTAGATCTAAAAGTAATCAATGAAGAAAGTTTACCATTTAAAGATATGAATAAAGAGAATTGGGATTATACTTTTGTAAAAGCTGCATACGATGCAAAACTTGTAAGTGGTATTTCAAAAGAACTATTTGTTCCTAATGCAAAGATTACAAGAGAGCAAATGATGACTATGATTATGAATGCTTTAATATATAAGGATTGTATGCCTAAAGAAGATGAGCGTAAACTGGATCAACAGCAAAAGTTAGACAAAGTATCAGACTGGGCAAAAGATGCTATTCAAAAAGGTATAAATCTAGGAATTATTGATAGCAATAATAAAATAATTGTAGATCCACAAGGAGAAGCTACTAGAGCTGAAACTATTGTGATGATTGAAAAGGTATATAAATTAATAAATAATCAATAA
- a CDS encoding DUF362 domain-containing protein: protein MAYVITDACISCGVCEPECPVSVISPGDDKYVINAEGCIDCGACANVCPVDAPKPE from the coding sequence TTGGCATATGTCATTACAGATGCATGTATTAGTTGCGGTGTATGTGAACCAGAATGTCCTGTTAGTGTAATTAGCCCTGGCGATGACAAGTATGTAATCAATGCAGAAGGATGTATTGATTGTGGTGCTTGTGCGAATGTATGTCCTGTAGATGCACCTAAACCAGAATAA
- a CDS encoding sigma factor G inhibitor Gin: protein MNQTASCCMCKEKAPNYIKVLDGYICEECERIISTLDMDDVKYEYYNIILKKLWHNFLVSM, encoded by the coding sequence ATGAATCAGACAGCCTCCTGCTGTATGTGCAAAGAAAAAGCACCAAACTATATCAAAGTATTAGATGGATACATATGTGAAGAATGTGAAAGGATTATAAGTACTTTAGATATGGATGATGTAAAGTATGAATATTATAATATAATTTTAAAAAAACTATGGCATAATTTTTTAGTTTCTATGTAA